TCCGAAGTGGTCGAGCGCGCCCAGGCCTCGCCTCAGCTCATCACCCGCAACGGCAAGCCGGCCGCCGTGATCGTCTCGGCCGAGGAATGGGCGAAGAAGACCCTCCGAAAAGGCACGCTCGCCGAGTTCCTGCTCGCCTCTCCGCTTCGCGGCGCCGGGCTCGACCTCGAGCGCCAGCGCGACGCGCCGCGCGACATCGCCCTATGAATTTCCTTCTCGACACGAATGTGCTGTCGGAGGCGCAGCGGCCAACGCCAAGCGCCAGAGCCCTCGCCTGGCTCGACGCCATCGACGAGGACCGCGTCTTCCTGAGCGTCGCCTCGATCGCCGAGCTCCGGCGCGGCGTCGCCTTGCTTGATGAGGGCCGCCGCCGCTCGGCGCTCGCCGCCTGGCTCGCCAATGATCTTCCGGCGCGGTTTGGCGGCCGGATTCTCCCAATCGATCAGGCGGTTGCGGAGCGCTGGGGCGACCTGATGGCCGAGAGCCGGAAAACCGGGACCGCGCTCTCCGCCATGGACGGTTTTTTCGCGGCGACGGCGCTCGCCAGGGAGCTCACGCTCGTCACCCGCAACGTCAAGGATTTTGCGCCTTTCGGCGTGGCTTTGCTCAACCCCTGGGAGGATTGAGGGAAAACCGGCCCGACCGCCGGACGCCGCCTCGATCGGGGACCTTCTTGTAGGCCGCCTCTCGCCGGGAGCCAGGGGGCCGCGGACGCCCGGCCCGAATCGTCAGGGGCCGAGTCCGGGACGCCGGTAGAAGATGACGCGCCCGTTCGGCGCGAGCTGGCTCAGAAAGTCGAAATCGCGGACGTTGGCGGTGAGCACGCTGGCGCCGAGCAGCCGCGCCTGCAGAAAGATCAGCGCATCATTGAGGAGCTTTCGCTCGTGCCCCGCCCCGCGCGGCAGACCGCTCAGGCGAAACAGCGCGCCGGCGAGCAGGCCGGCCTCGCCCCAGGCGGCGCTCTCCGGCGCGTGGAGGCGCCGCCCGGGAATGTCGGCGAAGACGTCGCCGATCGTTTTCAGGACCGTTTTGGTGGAGGAATGGGCGGGATCCAGCCGCCCGAAGGCATGCGTCAGTTCGGCGAGGCAGACGGCCGAATGATAGCAGACCCGATAGGACAGCAGCGCGTCCGCCGCCTCGGGCGTGCGGCCCTGCAGCACGTCGAGATAGACGCACGTATCGAGCAGCAGCGCGCCGCCGATCAAGGGCGCGTCCTCGGCCCAGAACAGATCGCCGTCCGGTCGGCGCCGCAGCGG
This genomic window from Methylocella tundrae contains:
- a CDS encoding type II toxin-antitoxin system Phd/YefM family antitoxin gives rise to the protein MPAPDKTAAPAAGAWTLASAKARLSEVVERAQASPQLITRNGKPAAVIVSAEEWAKKTLRKGTLAEFLLASPLRGAGLDLERQRDAPRDIAL
- a CDS encoding type II toxin-antitoxin system VapC family toxin, translating into MNFLLDTNVLSEAQRPTPSARALAWLDAIDEDRVFLSVASIAELRRGVALLDEGRRRSALAAWLANDLPARFGGRILPIDQAVAERWGDLMAESRKTGTALSAMDGFFAATALARELTLVTRNVKDFAPFGVALLNPWED
- a CDS encoding type II toxin-antitoxin system VapC family toxin, with translation MSFDLAGSLRTLKPQKRTEPLRRRPDGDLFWAEDAPLIGGALLLDTCVYLDVLQGRTPEAADALLSYRVCYHSAVCLAELTHAFGRLDPAHSSTKTVLKTIGDVFADIPGRRLHAPESAAWGEAGLLAGALFRLSGLPRGAGHERKLLNDALIFLQARLLGASVLTANVRDFDFLSQLAPNGRVIFYRRPGLGP